One Actinomycetota bacterium DNA window includes the following coding sequences:
- a CDS encoding biotin/lipoate A/B protein ligase family protein produces MPGRWRLIVETLPGDGAWNMALDRAIQMSRVAGEAPATLRIYGWKRPTVTLGRFQDTGSVDLEACRRYGVDVVRRFTGGRGVLHADEVTYSVVAAVGDGVPRGTAASYAHLCAALVEAYRRLGLAEASLTPRPRGSSASGACYLHATSADLSVGIRKLSGSAQVWMGDAVLQHGSLVMTRDTAREAEVFGLSPAEGEALQESTATLADCLAQMVST; encoded by the coding sequence GTGCCCGGCCGGTGGCGTCTCATCGTCGAGACACTCCCCGGTGATGGCGCATGGAACATGGCGCTTGACCGTGCGATCCAGATGTCGCGTGTCGCCGGTGAGGCTCCTGCCACGCTTCGGATCTACGGATGGAAGCGCCCGACGGTCACTCTCGGCCGCTTCCAGGACACGGGCAGCGTAGACCTTGAGGCGTGCAGACGCTACGGCGTCGATGTCGTCCGGCGTTTTACCGGAGGCCGGGGCGTTTTGCACGCCGACGAAGTCACCTACTCGGTCGTCGCGGCTGTAGGCGACGGCGTGCCCCGGGGAACTGCGGCATCCTATGCGCACCTGTGCGCGGCTCTCGTCGAGGCATACAGACGCCTCGGACTCGCCGAAGCGTCTCTCACCCCTCGTCCGAGAGGATCGTCCGCATCAGGGGCGTGCTACCTGCACGCGACCTCGGCGGACCTGTCTGTCGGGATCCGCAAACTCTCCGGGAGCGCCCAGGTCTGGATGGGAGACGCCGTTCTGCAGCATGGATCCCTGGTAATGACGCGCGATACTGCACGTGAGGCTGAGGTTTTCGGCCTTTCGCCTGCCGAGGGGGAGGCGCTGCAAGAGAGTACGGCGACACTTGCGGACTGCCTGGCGCAGATGGTGTCGAC